The Pungitius pungitius chromosome 14, fPunPun2.1, whole genome shotgun sequence genome contains the following window.
ACAAAACATTGTGATTTAACCACTGaaccaaaacatttgcatttttaaaacaaaaatgatttgaCGCTCAATTGCTCTCTGAGCACCACCCCTTGGTGGCGCCCCACTGGGCAACTTGAAGCTTGAAGGATTGCATACCTGGGTGGATtggcctccagctcctgcagcttctcctccagcttgaCCTGCATCTCCACCAAGTCATCATACTCCTACACAAAGTGAAGGCAGACAACCAGTTAGTGTCACAGCGGGGACGTCCTGATGCAATGgcaatactttttattttttatgaaaattgatcaaaatatatttccaaGCTAAAACTTAATGGTAAAAAAAGTTGAGTTGTTGAAATTCTCAGTTTCTGTTAGACTTAAGGAGCTGGTGAACAACAAggcgtgtgtgttgtgtgtgtgcgcgcgcacaagATACACACTCGGAGGGTTTAAGGTCATGCAGAAAGGACACGCAGCTTTGAAAGAAAGGGCTGACTCAACCTGTTCATCAGCTCAGCTCACCACAATAGAACCAACTACAGCAGAGAGTAAAGAGTCTGTTATACGCTATCCCACCTCCCACGACACGACACAGCTACCCCCATCCGAGGCCACAAGATAAACATCCTACCAAGCTAGCAACCTCACCTGTGGAAAATTATACGAAAAGCAAGAAAACTGGGATGTGAGCCATTTAAAATACTCACATAACCTTAAAATCTCATTATATGGTGATGACATGAGCCCCCACCCTCACACAATCTTACATTTTCATTCTGTCTTTCTGATAGACGATGTGTATCGAGACGGAGACAGTTGGACCGTGATTCAAAGCCTTAGAGTGTGTTTTTAGACAGGGGATGGGTAGCAGACAAACGCCAGCTGTGTTTAGACCAACTAAAACCTCTTCCTAAAATACTCCGTAGCAGAGGTGATCTATCTGAGGCGAAAATAAATCGGCAGAGTTGACTCTAATAATACGTCCGGCTGAGGCATTAAACCACTTAAACACAGACCGTCTGGTTTACAAGAGCTCCGCATTCAAATTCTTGAGGCATCCACCCTAAAATATCCATCGCCCATGCTGGTACCTCTGCATTTTAACACCGTTACAAGGAATGTTTTGATCTTCAGAAAATCTCCTAATGCTTCAAACTACACCAAAGTAGACAATATGATGAGGTTAGAGCTCGATTGTTGCAACCTTCTTTTGATCACATTTCCCTCTCTGAAATGGTGCGTTTGCTCACTTTGCAGAGTGCGGTGAGGTCACGGTGCTTGCTCTTCACCAGGAACTCAGCGGTGATATCTCTCGGGGGTTTGACTTCGCTGGCCTCTTTGTACTGCTGATGGAGCTCCTTAACCCGTTCCTTAGTGGTCACCATCTGAAAAGGAGAGGCAGGAAAAGAGTAAGAGGAAAGAAGACTGATGCAAAGAATAAAAACTCTTTGGTTAGTTATGCCGTTAAGACTAAACCTGTATCCAGCATCTGGATGAAATCCTTTACTTTGGGTTAAATTGCCACTCTTCCTTGCCTGAAATTTAGCAAATCAGCTCAAAAACCCGTAGGGACCCAGTCTAAAGCCTGCTTTTGTCAGCATAATGACACCTACACTTATTTGCGTGTCTTTCCGAGtatcacacacaaaaagaccaaTACCACTAACCGGCAAAAACTTGCACTCACCTTATTAAGAAGATCCCTCAGGTCTTCCTGAGTCTTTACAATCTTCTTCCAGTGTTCTATCTGCTCATCTTTTACGTGCTTCTCCTGCAGCCTGCACACACAGCAGTGGTTACGGGTCTCTGTACATGTCTCTACTTTGGATACAACATGTGCAGGATACACGCGTCACTATCTccagtgtgtgagcgtgtgtagAGTTCCCCATACTCACTGAATGACCACCTCCAGGGCCTGACCTAGAGACACCGGCTTGTTGTTCAGGAAGTTAAAGTCCAGCTGGTGGCTGAGGAAAGAGGTGGCTTCCAGCAATCGGTTGAACTCTTGCTCCACCatctcatctttttcttttggcaCCTGGATACATGACAACGATGATGGGATTAAtagtcaacattttaaaaagcatgcCCGACTACCTAAAAAAGCACAGGAATAATAACTGGCACAATAAGCAGaatctttcatttaatttcactcACAGCTTTTAAAAAGATTATATATTGTTTCAAGTTAAGTCACCAATTCTCTAATAGCAGCAGAGGAAACATACATTATGTATTAGGTAGATAAATACGTACACTTGTGCATCGTTCCCCCTTGAGTGGTCCACCAGCAGATTAACACGGAGGTTGAGAAGacgagagagaagagggagagacagagaacatatgaaataaacacaggttttttttacaaaaataaacaatggtCATTTAATTTGCCTTTTCCTGCACAGGAGGTAACCAGTTACACATGATGTGGATGCTCCTAGAGCCCCAGTGCACTTCAATGGAAGTGTCCTTGAACATGAACCTAAACAGCCTCCTACGACTACTGCTGCTGCCACTTGACAGACAGCACAGAAATGAGAGGGTAAAACACTGTTTATTTCCAATTTAATGACATCTATCTCTGTTTTCTGGCCCGTTTTGCTCTGAAAGGAACTGCGCCTGTTGTTGATGAAGTGCATTCAAGCAGTTAAATGAATCCTCCATTCAGTGTATTTTTGTGGCTTATGGAAAGCCAGACTCCTGCCTGAGGACAACCACAGGAGTTGGAGAACAGCTTTAAACAAAGACACAGCACTTGTATACCAAGAGGGAACTCTTGTCCATTAGTAAACATCTTCTGTTAAAGGACGTAAACAAAAGCAGGTCCtggtttaaaaaatgtctaAAGCAGCTGTAAACAGAGGTTTTAACATAGCCCAAAATGGCAGTAAGACTGAAGCAGGTGGATATTTTTGGATTCTACTTTTTGGTGAGAAAAGCCAGCGTGGCTACGGGAGGATAACGGACAGGAGACTACTCAATTGATTATGTAATGTCATTATACTCACAGCCTGGCCATTGGCTTCGTACAGTGGACACTTCTGTTTGATCTTGGCCAGCTCCATGTTAACCTGCTTGCTGATCACGGCCATTGGATTCCCCCCTGAGTGAGAACACACAATACATAATGACACAACATAAACCTGGACACTAACACCCTCTACAGGTCGTCTTTTCTAACTGTAGAAACTGTCCTCTCACTTTGAGCCATTGCCTCAAATGTAGATGTCAATGATGATAATATGTCACCATTAGACACTAAAGGTTTATAGGATGCTTTGACGTATCACTGACTTGTGaattgactttttaaaagatgGATCTGAATCTTACCGAGGCCCGTGACCACCATGGCTCCAAGATCAGCTACATAGTTGCCCTTCCTAAATGTGGCCACTCTGCCTCCAACACGGTCCTGCATGGAAACAGCCAAGTAACTTTAGATCACTCGATTGGTTGTCATCTAAAACTGTATGTTGTATAGTGTGGCACTAATCTGAGAATGCTATCaaatatacatttgtttttaaaaatacagcAAATGTATTGCCATAAAATGTTAATACCAACAGCTGGTTAAAGAAGTGCGAGAATAAGTCCacctaaaataaataacagctgATAACGGATAGAACCTGATGATGACCTACCCGGGCCTCCAATACTGTAACATCCATCCCGAAGCTTTGCAGCTGCCTGGCAGCAGCTAGACCAGACACACCTCCACCAATGACTATGACCTTTCCGGTTTTCTtagctgcaacaacaaacaggAAGCACGTTAACGAGGTGTCCTGTGCCTTTTTGTCACAGAGCCGGAGTAGCAAGCAAATATCCCAACCGCAGACAAGTATTCttacaaaaagacatttttacctTCAATCCAAAGTTGCTTGATTATCAAGATTATAGCAAATGGCTAGTGATGTTTTACCAGCGCAATGAATGAAGTGAACTTACTTGGTAAAGGCTTGACCCTCTTGTAAATGCCAAAGTTAACAAGGCCGTGCCTTTCCAAGTAGCTGTGTATTCTGTGAACGAGCGCAGCATCACCTAAAAAGTGACAAAGAGCACATATCATTTCAACTTCTGCACAACAAACTCCttgtttgtgaaaacaaaaattaactaaaatgtaaacacaatgtaacaaaaataaagttgaattgAATGTCTCACTGTTATATGGAGCTTCAAGTTGCTGTGCTGTGGCCTCAAATGTTAGCTGGATTTTAGGGTTGTCCAGCCAAAGTTGGAGCTGTAAGAGATTCACATGGATTAAGATTCCATATTACACTGGTTTAAATAATGCTCCTTTAGTCCATCCTTTCTAGAACAAAGTAATGCGTCTACGCTGGCCCTTACCGTGCGGTTGCGGATGTAGAGGAAGACCTTCTGGGTCTGCTGGGGACCGCTGATGATGTCCGGGAAGCACGCGGCCTCCTGGGATGTCATACGGTCATGAGGAAGACGGCTCTGGAAAGCGGCCCCTTCCACacctaaaaataaacacacatatcaCTATTATATTAACAGCACAGTGATTGAAGATCAAATTAACACAAAAGGACGGAAGATTCATGTGCAATGAGCTTCAAAGAAAAACCCAGCAACTctccctttgaaaaaaaagatcttgttATAACACATTTTGCACTTTCTTTCCTCAACCAAAACATCAGTGTCACTCCACTGCTTAGAGATGATGGATCAAGTTTTCGACTGACCAGACGGCTCCTCTGGTTCACTgtcattctcctcctctggcggtggaggcggtggagggatgacctgcttcctctctttctctgccttggcattcctctcctcctcagagtaATATTCGTCCTCAGACAGATTAGCCAGGCTTTCGTCCATCTCGCGGTACTCCACCTGCAACGGTTGGCACAATAAAAGCAACATTAAAACCAGCATTGCAGGAGATTTGTTGGTGTGCGCCCAGGTAACTTACAGTAGAAGTGCCAAAACCGGTCTGTTGAGAAAGAAACACATACCAAGTACATCACCCAGCAAAAATTATGAGACATTACCTCTGTAGATAATTTCCACTGGTGCATATATGCACGTGAGAACCTGTGACTTCAGACAGAGAGCAATATTGCACCTAAAGCTGTATTGatctttgaaagaaaacaaacattaaaatacaGTGAAATGCCAATACCAGTAAATACTCCTATTCAGTCATTTCAGTTCTGGCagcttcttttcctctctgagCGAGAGGCTTCACAACCCTTAAATATTTACTTTTGCTCGCTTCCGACGACTCGTTCGGCGAACTTCAGCTGCGTCTTGTTCTGCCGCACCAGGGCCTGCTTGATGAGGCAATGGGGCACCTCCAGGTTCCCCACTTGGGGATgacctttcctttttcttcacgTCCATAGGGCCTGCAGCTGAGGCCGATGGACCCGTCTGTGCGTCGGAAACAGGGGCCCTGTCACCTCCCGTTGCAGctgcggaagatgtagaggaggaggagccggcatCTGACTTCTTAGTAGACAGCATAATAGATGTTGGAGGCCTCTCCTGAACAAAGAGGAGataataattgaataaaatccatcaaaattaaaaatacaacacCCCAAGGGAAATGGTTGAGATTAGACAAAATAGCATGAtcgatgaaagaaaaaaagaaagaaaaaaaacatataaagagaaaaaataacaattaagTGTTATGTGTGGGTTGTGTCTGCTGAAAACTtgaaattcaaataataaaatatggttttgaaaacatttgcagTATTTCTCAAATTTTATTTATTGGAAAGAAATATGAAAACTCATAAAACGCATGGCGAAAGTCAAATTCCCTCACTTACTAGTGGCAACACAGATTAACAAGTAGAAAGAATAGTTTTCAAGAGTCAACTggtgccttttttcccccactgtaGGCGGTGAAGGCACCTACACCAGAAGCACCACCATAGTGCCTGCCTGTCGAAGATGCTTCACCCACAAACGTGTCCCATCTGCATCTGGATTTAAGTAGCGTTAGCTAATTGTGCATGGATGGCATGGTTTATGAAATGAGGGCGCCATGGTTACAGTAACCGTGTCTTGTTTTACCCATTTCTCCGTGCACCTGGTAATATCCATTCAAACACTAAGAAACGAAGACAGAACCAGAAATATGGTTACGTACAGGTCCAACTGTAGAAAACAAACCGTTGGCCTTTCACATAACATCCATTGAAACTttggtaaaaacatttttcagtgaagtgtataaaaataaaaagctgaaatgtgtCTGGAGCTCGCTGGTTGCTCGGGATAAGTCAGAATATCCATTCGACAAAAAGAGCTTGTGCCTATTTCAACCGCCATGCTTGTGCAAATATCTTTAACTGCCATGGGACCGTAAGCTTTGTGCCAAGACCGTGTAGTAGTCGACGATCTGAACAGCTAAAGTTCAGGGTAAAGCTAGCACCCGAATGCTAGCTATTGCTATCATCATTAGCTTGCGGTAGCTAACGGTAGCGTTGTTCTGGACAGCTAACGTTACTCGCAAACGGGGCAGGTTAAAGCGACATTGTATTACTTTCATGAAAGTGCAGCTAAAGATGTACAGCAAACACATATCCGATCGCTTCCAGGGGTATTTTATTTCAAACGTAACGTTATATTGCGAGACAATGCTATGCTAGTTAACGCCGCTAACAATGAGACCTGGCTAGCACTAACAGTGGCAAAGCAGCAGGTGCAaccgagagaaagagaaaccacCGGGTTCGCTTTCTAACGGATATGAATCGATACGCTGGCGTAAGTAAGGGAGACTCCACTGCATTAGGGATTGGCATTTAAAGCATGAgctgaatattaaaagtatgaAGATTACCTCTCAGTCCCCCCAAAATGTCAACACAAAGACGGCACAGTAGCAGGTCGCCTTTCAATGAACTATTCCGtgattggttgaacaaaaacgTTACCCAACGCCAGGCGGCGGAAGGATTGGTTGTAATAACTGTCAATCAAAAAGGTAGGATGGGATTTAATACTCTAAACCGTTGCAATGGATCTATTTATTTGGTTAACGCGTGTTATTGTACACTTAGTTtccaaaacacaacacatttaatCGGACAACCAATAAAAGTGAAAACAAACTGAGTcgatgttttcttcttttggtcaCCGAGGTTAATCTCCCTTCGTAAATATCAACGACAAACGGCCCTACTTTGTGTCTTCCCACAAAGTGACGTCACAGGATGGGCAGGCTACGTGAGACAGGTAAAGGTGAGTGTCTGTCGCGCCTACAACTCGAGGAGGCATACCGTCGTTTTGTCGACTTTTTTGGCTCTTCTTTGCGAGTCGAATGCGCGTAAGTAACTCAAATCCAAATCTTGAATATATATTTGGGTgtcttattttaaacatttcactttACCGGTGGGTTGTCAAGTAACACGTTTTTCCGTGTTGCTTCCGCCTAGTTTGGGGGATGTTTGGATCCGTTGGTATATGCGGTATGAACACTTCCAGGGATGACCTGGGCTGATCTGTgctttaaaaatagttttactAAAAGCGACCGGATCTGCTACATTGAGTTGAATTTAAAGAAGACACTTGGAAAAGAAGAACGTTATCCGCGTCAGAAGGTCGGAACTGCCAGTAAAAAGAAGTTCAGTCATGTAGGTCATACGGGGCGTATTTCATATGTCTGATGAGAATATCGTAACACGTTAAGATAAAGGATGTACCACGTTACCATCACGTACAAATTGGTGAGCTGATAAAACAATCTGTGCAGAAGAACCAAAGATGCTGAAGGAAGCGCAGGATCACGCGAACCGGCCCGACAACACTGCCTTCACGCAGCAGAGGCTTCCGGCATGGCAGCCCATGCTCTCAGCTGGCATTGTCATCCCGGGATTTGTCCTCATCGGCCTGGCATTCATCGGCATTGGCGTCGCCCTCTTTGTCACTTCAAAGAGCATTCAGGAGTTGGAGGTatgacagcaaaaaaaagagagagagagaaacaagagaAGAGAAATAAACTAATCTAAAattggtgtttaaaaaaaaaaaagaaatcactagGGTTATCCTGAGTTTGAAGAGGAGTCGAGTCCCAATAATGAATGATAACACTTTCTCTCTCCTACACAGATTGACTACACTGGATTTGAAAAAGACTCTGCATGCTACAAGTGCTCCGACCAGAAGCCAGTGACGTGTCTGTGCCAGCTGAACTTCACCGTTGAAAGTTTATTAAAGGTTACTTTGGAACTTTGCACAAACAtggtctctctcacacacacaaatcgtAATGAACTTTCATCCTGCCGCTGACCCTTGGCTGGTTCTCCTCTACAGGGTCCTGTGTTCTTTTATTATGGCTTGTCAAACTACTTCCAGAACTACCGAAGGTACACTGTGTCCAAAGATGATGATCAATTGTATGGAAACCTGGACAACTTTAAAGTGAGTTAACAAGATAGGACTTTGAAGAAAACAATCTGGTTTcagtgtgtgaaaaacacattccaGATGATCTAATTTACACTTCAAATACATACTCCGTTGAATAGAGAAAAcatatttaaccttttttttaacactgttCTCTGCATTGCATGAAGAGTCCCAGTTCCACATGTTCACCCTATGAGTATAACCGCACTAATGTACCAATCGTACCATGTGGATCAATCGCAAACAGCAAGTTCAATGGTAAGTAATGATATTTTTAATGATTCTGAATTAAGTCTATTTCGGTTGGATATATTACAtctttcatttgtttaataGATACCTTTAAGCTGTATCAGAAAGTCAATGCGACAATGAAGCCGGTGCCCTTCGATGGCAAAGGGATCGCTTGGTGGACAGACTACAACATCAAATACAGAAACCCCAATATCATCCCCCTGAGGAACGCTTTCAACGGTAGGAACTAACTTTTTTgcaataattcatattttgaaTTTCATGTTTCGATGAATCATTGTGGCTGATTTAAATTTTTGACCTCCAGGTACTACGCAGCCTATATCTTGGCCCTCACCTGCTTACGAGTTGGACACCGGGAACCCCAGTAACAACGGCTTCATCAATCAGGACTTCCTGGTGTGGATGAGGACGGCGGCCCTGCCAGATTTCAGGAAGCTCTATCGACGAATCACTGAGGGTGATTATGCACAGGGTCTGCCAGCTGGAAGCTACATGCTTGACATTGAATACAGTATCTTTTTATACGCGTTACAGATTGTGGTTGGATTTGAAAGACTTAAGAAGTGTGGGTTATGTTTGCTTAACACAAGTCCTCAGAAATTAGCCACTTTTTACCCTGACCGTAGTCTTTTCAAACTAATTATCACTGTATAGCTACAACACAGTTCAATGGCCAAAACTATTGACAACGACCCAACTCACATCAGTCTTGTGTGTTTATGCATTGTGTGCGAGTGTTCTGCCTCTCTGCCTCTAGGCTCTGGAGATCCGTGTGTTCCCTGTAATGTGCCTGCTGGCGTTTCTAATCCTCAATTTCACGAGATACTTCTACTATAAGTCGTGCCCCGATGTACGGTCTAAATATCTGAGTTAAAGTCGGTATTTAAGCTAAGCCGACGCTTAGGGTCCGGGTGGAACTCCAGGCTAAAGCTAAGCTGCTGGAATCGGCCGCCTGTTTTGTTTTCCGCCTACAAAATAGTATGTAGTACTCAGACTTGTTTAACTGGTTGGGTGTGGCTCTGTTTACCCCGGCAGAGTGAACACAATGACTCAGGAGTTCCATAACTTAAGAAAATACAAGTCTTGTCTTCCGACAAAAGTAAATGTGCTAAGCAAATTATCCTTCCGATTTGATTGCGCTATTTACATAGGCTTTAGAAGGACGGCAAATACCAAGTGGTTGCTTTGAAAGGTCTATGCTGCCATAAGTCATTATTAAACTGCATAATCCTTCAGCATGGCATTATTTTAAAGCTGCTCTGGCATTTTGATATATTGGTTGAGTAAATATACGCCAACACCCTGTAATAAATCCTTTAAAAACAGTCATGTGTACATGAGGAGTAGTAAATATTTGGCTGTTAAAAACTGGATCTTTTATGCAGTTTTGTATATTCAATGCTTTTGTAAACATGTTACCACACAATCTTTTGTTATTCTATGTGTTTCCATTTTGGCTGTATGTCCTTAACCTTTTGCCTCACAGACTATAATGTTCTCAGCTTTGATGGAAGGAAGAAGGTGGTGTTCAGCAACGTGTCCTGGATGGGTGGCAAGAATGACTTCTTGGGCATTGCCTACCTTGTGGTTGGTTCGATGTGCATCTTCATGTCCATAGTCATGCTCATTGTCTATGCTAAATTCAAGTTTCCTGAGGAAGACTGAGTTGTGGACTTTCTAACCCTATTTACacaactttctttattttatcccccccccctccttttttgcACAATGGCAAGATGAGAGCACAGTACGGTGTTCAATCAAAGAGGGTTATAGAGAAAACTTCATATGAACTCATGTTATTTTGCACGTTAAGATGTATGCTCAGAAGCAGATGAAGCCTGGTTTTTGACACTCTGAGCCTATTTTCTGAGTTTTGACACTGGAATTGCCCCATGTCTGCAAAAGAACATCAAGAAATTAGGCTCTGCTGAGTTGATAAGCCTGTAAGTTAGCATAAGAACACAGCCGTGTCTCCTAATTGTGTGCTTTCTTTATCATCAAAATGAGCTGCCTCCTCACTTCAGGTAAATAATGTTAAAGCCATTGACCCCTTGATAAGGCCTCTAATACTGGACAACAAATGTATACTTGAGTGTATGAAATCTGTAGTTGATTAGCTTAGAATTTATTCAGTCACGTGGGAATTTTAACTCAGGAATCTGGTGGACAGGGTGTGCAAgctacttttttacttttattgtgttttcaatatttactttgtgtggatttatttaataaaataacttcAACCATCCCTGTGTCATATAATGACATCTAGGTTCTACGGGCAGCTGTGCTGTCCTTTTAACCATCAATGCTAGATTCCACATAAATGTTGCCTTTACATTATCAGGGAGGATTTTATCCTCCAtctacttctttttttgtgacttATGATGTTTCTAGTTTCTGATTTAAGCCTTTGAACGGTCTTCTGCAAGCTTTTTGGCTTAGGTGTGTTTTCTTGTCCAACTTCAAGTCTAAGCTACAGATAGTATTTTATACCTGCTGAATGTGGATGTTTAGGTTTATTCAATTTGTAaaagaaacatattttacatactatatattttaatgtatcTATTTAGTCGCAGGGGTCTGAAAATTGTTAGTTCATATTTTAACAGGATTTTATGACCAAAGCAAAATGCTTTAGAGCAAATATTTTCCATCAATGTAGACACTTAAGTATTGTGACCATTCTGTACTCCCCACTgcaataaaatgtgtatattaacttttttttggtctgGTGTGACTTCAGCATGTCTCCATGGTGACAATCCCTACGCAGATTCAGCTGCTCATTTCAAGAACGCACACGTTACCTGCCCAGTCACTTCTAAAGAAAGGGTGGAGCAAGCATACCACAAATTCAGACACACCTTCTCTCCAAGGACTCTTCCATGTCAGAATACACAGTGATGTTGAGCATGGTTTCGTTACAGCATTCCTGTCCTGTCTTTACAAACATTCATGCGCTCCAGGTAGAAATTGGGGTGTGGACACGTCATGCACCCACGAACAAgaagcacaaaataaaagcttctgaTTTTTGACTGACAATATAAAAGCAATGTGGCCTGGATGTGAATCTGTCTTTCTGTTATCTTCTGCACA
Protein-coding sequences here:
- the kdm1a gene encoding lysine-specific histone demethylase 1A isoform X1, giving the protein MDITRCTEKWERPPTSIMLSTKKSDAGSSSSTSSAAATGGDRAPVSDAQTGPSASAAGPMDVKKKERSSPSGEPGGAPLPHQAGPGAAEQDAAEVRRTSRRKRAKQVEYREMDESLANLSEDEYYSEEERNAKAEKERKQVIPPPPPPPEEENDSEPEEPSGVEGAAFQSRLPHDRMTSQEAACFPDIISGPQQTQKVFLYIRNRTLQLWLDNPKIQLTFEATAQQLEAPYNSDAALVHRIHSYLERHGLVNFGIYKRVKPLPTKKTGKVIVIGGGVSGLAAARQLQSFGMDVTVLEARDRVGGRVATFRKGNYVADLGAMVVTGLGGNPMAVISKQVNMELAKIKQKCPLYEANGQAGERCTSVPKEKDEMVEQEFNRLLEATSFLSHQLDFNFLNNKPVSLGQALEVVIQLQEKHVKDEQIEHWKKIVKTQEDLRDLLNKMVTTKERVKELHQQYKEASEVKPPRDITAEFLVKSKHRDLTALCKEYDDLVEMQVKLEEKLQELEANPPSDVYLSSRDRQILDWHFANLEFANATPLSTLSLKHWDQDDDFEFTGSHLTVRNGYSCVPVALAEGLDIKLNTAVRQVRYTASGCEVIAVNTRSTTQTFIYKCDAVLCTLPLGVLKQQPPAVQFVPPLPEWKTSAIQRMGFGNLNKVVLCFDRVFWDPSVNLFGHVGSTTASRGELFLFWNLYKAPILLALMAGEAAGIMENISDDVIVGRCLAILKGIFGSSAVPQPKETVVTRWRADPWARGSYSYVAAGSSGNDYDLMAQPITPGPAIPGASQPVPRLFFSGEHTIRNYPATVHGALLSGLREAGRIADQFLGAMYTLPRQATPTAASNPQQAHPTPSA
- the tmem30b gene encoding cell cycle control protein 50B isoform X1 translates to MGRLRETGKEEPKMLKEAQDHANRPDNTAFTQQRLPAWQPMLSAGIVIPGFVLIGLAFIGIGVALFVTSKSIQELEIDYTGFEKDSACYKCSDQKPVTCLCQLNFTVESLLKGPVFFYYGLSNYFQNYRRYTVSKDDDQLYGNLDNFKSPSSTCSPYEYNRTNVPIVPCGSIANSKFNDTFKLYQKVNATMKPVPFDGKGIAWWTDYNIKYRNPNIIPLRNAFNGTTQPISWPSPAYELDTGNPSNNGFINQDFLVWMRTAALPDFRKLYRRITEGDYAQGLPAGSYMLDIEYNYNVLSFDGRKKVVFSNVSWMGGKNDFLGIAYLVVGSMCIFMSIVMLIVYAKFKFPEED
- the kdm1a gene encoding lysine-specific histone demethylase 1A isoform X2, encoding MDITRCTEKWERPPTSIMLSTKKSDAGSSSSTSSAAATGGDRAPVSDAQTGPSASAAGPMDVKKKERSSPSGEPGGAPLPHQAGPGAAEQDAAEVRRTSRRKRAKVEYREMDESLANLSEDEYYSEEERNAKAEKERKQVIPPPPPPPEEENDSEPEEPSGVEGAAFQSRLPHDRMTSQEAACFPDIISGPQQTQKVFLYIRNRTLQLWLDNPKIQLTFEATAQQLEAPYNSDAALVHRIHSYLERHGLVNFGIYKRVKPLPTKKTGKVIVIGGGVSGLAAARQLQSFGMDVTVLEARDRVGGRVATFRKGNYVADLGAMVVTGLGGNPMAVISKQVNMELAKIKQKCPLYEANGQAGERCTSVPKEKDEMVEQEFNRLLEATSFLSHQLDFNFLNNKPVSLGQALEVVIQLQEKHVKDEQIEHWKKIVKTQEDLRDLLNKMVTTKERVKELHQQYKEASEVKPPRDITAEFLVKSKHRDLTALCKEYDDLVEMQVKLEEKLQELEANPPSDVYLSSRDRQILDWHFANLEFANATPLSTLSLKHWDQDDDFEFTGSHLTVRNGYSCVPVALAEGLDIKLNTAVRQVRYTASGCEVIAVNTRSTTQTFIYKCDAVLCTLPLGVLKQQPPAVQFVPPLPEWKTSAIQRMGFGNLNKVVLCFDRVFWDPSVNLFGHVGSTTASRGELFLFWNLYKAPILLALMAGEAAGIMENISDDVIVGRCLAILKGIFGSSAVPQPKETVVTRWRADPWARGSYSYVAAGSSGNDYDLMAQPITPGPAIPGASQPVPRLFFSGEHTIRNYPATVHGALLSGLREAGRIADQFLGAMYTLPRQATPTAASNPQQAHPTPSA
- the kdm1a gene encoding lysine-specific histone demethylase 1A isoform X3 codes for the protein MLSTKKSDAGSSSSTSSAAATGGDRAPVSDAQTGPSASAAGPMDVKKKERSSPSGEPGGAPLPHQAGPGAAEQDAAEVRRTSRRKRAKQVEYREMDESLANLSEDEYYSEEERNAKAEKERKQVIPPPPPPPEEENDSEPEEPSGVEGAAFQSRLPHDRMTSQEAACFPDIISGPQQTQKVFLYIRNRTLQLWLDNPKIQLTFEATAQQLEAPYNSDAALVHRIHSYLERHGLVNFGIYKRVKPLPTKKTGKVIVIGGGVSGLAAARQLQSFGMDVTVLEARDRVGGRVATFRKGNYVADLGAMVVTGLGGNPMAVISKQVNMELAKIKQKCPLYEANGQAGERCTSVPKEKDEMVEQEFNRLLEATSFLSHQLDFNFLNNKPVSLGQALEVVIQLQEKHVKDEQIEHWKKIVKTQEDLRDLLNKMVTTKERVKELHQQYKEASEVKPPRDITAEFLVKSKHRDLTALCKEYDDLVEMQVKLEEKLQELEANPPSDVYLSSRDRQILDWHFANLEFANATPLSTLSLKHWDQDDDFEFTGSHLTVRNGYSCVPVALAEGLDIKLNTAVRQVRYTASGCEVIAVNTRSTTQTFIYKCDAVLCTLPLGVLKQQPPAVQFVPPLPEWKTSAIQRMGFGNLNKVVLCFDRVFWDPSVNLFGHVGSTTASRGELFLFWNLYKAPILLALMAGEAAGIMENISDDVIVGRCLAILKGIFGSSAVPQPKETVVTRWRADPWARGSYSYVAAGSSGNDYDLMAQPITPGPAIPGASQPVPRLFFSGEHTIRNYPATVHGALLSGLREAGRIADQFLGAMYTLPRQATPTAASNPQQAHPTPSA
- the tmem30b gene encoding cell cycle control protein 50B isoform X2, encoding MLKEAQDHANRPDNTAFTQQRLPAWQPMLSAGIVIPGFVLIGLAFIGIGVALFVTSKSIQELEIDYTGFEKDSACYKCSDQKPVTCLCQLNFTVESLLKGPVFFYYGLSNYFQNYRRYTVSKDDDQLYGNLDNFKSPSSTCSPYEYNRTNVPIVPCGSIANSKFNDTFKLYQKVNATMKPVPFDGKGIAWWTDYNIKYRNPNIIPLRNAFNGTTQPISWPSPAYELDTGNPSNNGFINQDFLVWMRTAALPDFRKLYRRITEGDYAQGLPAGSYMLDIEYNYNVLSFDGRKKVVFSNVSWMGGKNDFLGIAYLVVGSMCIFMSIVMLIVYAKFKFPEED